The bacterium genome contains the following window.
CTGCAAAGGAGAAGCCGCAACAGGGAGAAGTAGTTGCTGTTGGGCCTGGCAAGCTTGACGAAAAAGGTAATAGGCAGAAACCGGATGTTAAGAAGGGTGACCGTATACTGTTTGGTAAGTACGCTGGGAGTGAGATTGAAATTGACGATGTAGAATATTTAATAATGGGAGAGGACGATATTTTAGGGATTATTGAATGAAGGAGGTGATAAAAAATGCCAGCTAAGGAGATAAAATATGCTGAGGAAGCAAGAAGTGCTATCAGGCAAGGAGTGGATAAGCTTGCAGATGCAGTCAAGATAACACTTGGTCCAAAGGGTAGGAATGTGACACTTGAAAAGAAATGGGGTGCTCCCACTG
Protein-coding sequences here:
- the groES gene encoding co-chaperone GroES gives rise to the protein MKIKPLGDRVLVKRLEPEEKRKGGIIIPDTAKEKPQQGEVVAVGPGKLDEKGNRQKPDVKKGDRILFGKYAGSEIEIDDVEYLIMGEDDILGIIE